The proteins below come from a single Mercenaria mercenaria strain notata unplaced genomic scaffold, MADL_Memer_1 contig_1812, whole genome shotgun sequence genomic window:
- the LOC128551895 gene encoding uncharacterized protein LOC128551895, translating into METGSFPDSWGRSIICPVHKSGSTGNPGNYRDISITNVTYMIFSGVVNKRLYDWAEMNSKIDESQAGFRHGYSAVDNIFPLQAMQTVATAVKLRRYVLSEYWYGAEGVDIEDT; encoded by the exons ATGGAAACAGGTAGTTTCCCAGATTCTTGGGGTAGAAGTATTATTTGTCCTGTACACAAATCTGGATCGACTGGTAATCCAGGAAATTATCGGGATATTTCTATAACAAATGTCACGTATATGATATTTTCAGGTGTTGTGAATAAGCGACTTTATGACTGGGCTGAAATGAACAGTAAAATTGATGAATCTCAGGCTGGTTTTCGGCATGGGTACTCTGCGGTAGACAATATATTTCCATTACAAGCAATG CAAACTGTAGCAACAGCAGTTAAACTACGTAGATATGTTTTGTCAGAGTACTGGTATGGAG CTGAAGGGGTCGACATTGAAGACACGTAA